A window of the Gloeothece verrucosa PCC 7822 genome harbors these coding sequences:
- a CDS encoding response regulator — MRKILVIEDDLRFQRICRRGCHLELEQGLFSFEFTPSTEQGLEAIKNDTEKEIVLILLDLKMEPAQINGLQFLTEVSNHNINCPIICYTAYPEKIVNLSSQNLNRVVCVLPKGQNQYQFKVLRDLMVFLLSETVSQSAITEADKELLDYPQVREAIKRFSERKKLKLIKELVADLSYPYMKEFYREVPSRAKALIDSVQQQRQKILRKWVLEKLEEKLLPSEIPTDELVIYRIEESIRRSTEKGKYYYLKWFDKNTKKDQSKYIPRSIADTLPPEFRSP, encoded by the coding sequence ATGAGAAAAATTTTAGTGATAGAAGATGACTTACGATTCCAACGAATTTGCCGACGTGGATGCCATCTTGAACTGGAACAAGGATTATTCTCTTTCGAGTTTACACCATCGACTGAACAAGGTCTTGAAGCCATTAAAAACGATACAGAAAAAGAAATAGTATTAATTCTTCTTGATTTAAAAATGGAGCCGGCTCAAATTAATGGGCTACAATTTTTAACTGAGGTTTCCAACCACAACATCAATTGCCCCATTATCTGCTACACGGCCTATCCGGAAAAAATAGTGAATCTTAGTTCACAAAATTTAAATCGAGTTGTTTGTGTGTTACCGAAAGGTCAGAATCAATATCAGTTTAAAGTGTTAAGAGATTTAATGGTCTTTTTACTTTCTGAAACGGTTTCCCAATCAGCTATCACTGAGGCAGATAAAGAGTTACTAGATTACCCTCAAGTAAGAGAAGCCATTAAGCGTTTTTCTGAGCGCAAAAAATTAAAATTAATTAAAGAATTAGTGGCCGACTTGAGTTATCCTTATATGAAGGAGTTTTATCGAGAAGTTCCCTCTAGGGCTAAAGCTTTAATCGATTCTGTACAACAACAACGTCAAAAAATTTTACGAAAATGGGTACTTGAAAAACTTGAAGAAAAACTTCTGCCTTCAGAAATTCCCACTGATGAGTTGGTGATTTATCGGATTGAAGAAAGTATTCGACGTTCTACTGAAAAAGGAAAGTATTATTATCTCAAATGGTTTGATAAAAATACTAAAAAAGATCAGAGTAAATATATTCCACGAAGTATTGCTGATACTCTTCCTCCCGAATTTCGTTCCCCTTAA